The sequence below is a genomic window from Perca flavescens isolate YP-PL-M2 chromosome 24, PFLA_1.0, whole genome shotgun sequence.
TAAGTAATATTAGCCTTGTGCTAAGTAATATTAGCCTTGTGCTAAGTAATATTAGCCGTCCTAACTAATATTAGTCTTGTGCTAAGTAATATTAGCCGTGCTAACTAATATTAGCCTTGTGCTAAGTAATATTAGCCTTGTGCTTAGTAATATTAGCCTTGTGCTAAGTAATATTAGCCGTGCTAACTAATATTAGCCGTGCTAACTAATATTAGCCTTGTTAagtagcagcagagagacagatagggaCCAACGCGCAGTAAGACAGGTGAGGAAGTCTCACCCTGAAGGTGTGTCCGGCCAGTGGCTGCTCTCTGCGCTCTGATTGGTCGAGGCCCAGACTGGCTGAGGTCACGTAGAGGTCAGAGTATCCTGGACCCCCAAAACAACAGGAAGTAGTCTTCATCACCGGCAGAGACAcgctacgcacacacacacctgcagatacacacacacacacacacacacacacacacacacacacacacacacacacacatagagacacacacacacacacacacacattttaaccatttatgtCCACATAAGGAAAAATAGTACAAAAACTACAGATGCAGTACAACACAAACTCATGACCAGTGGCACACAGCAGATCTTCACTTTCATCTTAACATGTTAGCGTGCTAGCATGACTGACCCGTAGCGTGTTAAAATGTTAgcgtgttatttatttatttgtagtttatttaaatagggacagatacaaaaaacatagattatTACAGAAATAACAACCCGATGTCCGTATCACAGTGTTTGTAGCCGTGGCTAATTCACAACACCTGTCCCTAGGAGGGCTTTTAACAGttcaaataatagaaaagtcatttttttacagtgaatacaataaaatgtccaaaaaaaacagttaacagcaataaaaataagtgtagtaaataaacacattaactcAGACTCACACGGATGCAcacctcacatacacacagctatgTATTTCATATGGCAtgatcacactgctgctgctgtattaaCCTGCTTTTactagttgttgtttttaataaaagggGGACAGTTTGGGTATAGCCTTTATATTTGTAGGGAGCCAGTTCCACAGTTTGGCTCCCTTCAcggaaaaaacattttgggcaAAAGAGGTTTTACAGAACGTAACTTCAGCAGCTCTGGTGCATCTGGAGGACTTCAGCCTGTTCACGAATTAACAAAGTGGCTCAGGTGCAAGTCCagctaaacatttaaaaaaacaactttatgtATCTAAGattaacaaaattaacaaaGTTTAAGatgttatgtttatttaaaatgtaacagtgatgGAATCGAAGGGCTTGTTATCTAAAATGTTTAGGTTATAAAGCCCCTCAGTAGGCTTTAGGGTAGTTTGGCCTGGGACCAAACAGTGGTGAATGAGCACATTCAGATGTTAAACTGCTCCTGTTAGCGTGTTAGCGTGCTAGCATGTTAGCGTGCTAGCATGACTGACCTGTAGCGTGTTAACGTGTTAGCGTGTTAGTATGTGAGCGTGACCTGACCCGTAGCGTGTTAACatgttagcgtgttagcatgtaAGCGTGCTAGCATGACTGACCTGTAGCGTTTTAACATGTTAGCGTGTTAGTATGTTAGCGTGCTAGCATGACTGACCCGTAGCGTGTTAACatgttagcgtgttagcatgttagcgtgCTAGCATGACTGACCTGTAGCGTTTTAACgtgttagcgtgttagcatgttagcgtgCTAGCATGACTGACCCGTAGCGGGGTCTATGTTGATGACTCGTCCTCCGTTGTAACACGCCACCCAGAGACGCCCGTCAGCATCCAGCGCCATCCCATCAGgaagcccctccccctcctgcAGCCGGTACACCACACGCCGGTTACctaggcaacacacacacacaggtgagagGGTACAGGTGAGAGAGTTCAGGTGAGAGGGTACAGGTGAGAGGGTACAGGTGAGAGACTACAGGTGAGAGAGTACAGGTTCAGGTGAGAGAGGGTACAGGTGAGATGGTAcaggtgagggagggagggtacAGGTGAGAGGGTACAGGTGAGAGGGTACAGGTGAGAGGGTACAGGTGAGAGGGTACAGGTGAGAGGGTACAGGTGAGAGGGTACAGGTGAGAGGGTACAGGTGAGATGGTACAGGTGAGAGGGTACAGGTGAGAGGGTACAGGTGAGAGGGTACAGGTGAGAGGGTACAGGTGAGAGGGTACAGGTGAGAGGGTACAGGTGAGAGGTACAGGTGAGAGGGCACAGGTGAGAGGGTACAGGTGAGAGGGTACAGGTGAGAGGGTACAGGTGAGAGGGTACAGGTGAGAGGGTACAGGTGAGAGGGTACAGGTGAGAGGGTACAGGTGAGAGGGTACAGGTGAGAGGGTACAGGTGAGAGGTACAGGTGAGAGGGTACAGGTGAGAGGGTACAGGTGAGAGGGTACAGGTGAGAGGGTACAGGTGAGAGGGTACAGGTGAGAGGGTACAGGTGAGAGGGTACAGGTGAGAGAGTACAGGTGAGAGGGTACAGGTGAGAGGGTACAGGTGAGAGGGTACAGGTGAGAGGGTACAGGTGAGAGAGTACAGGTGAGAGGGTACAGGTGAGTCTTACCGATGTTTCCTGTGTTCAGGTCGTAGTCGAAGGCGTCGACCGTCAGAGACAAACTGTCGATGTAGAAAAACGTTTTCTGGTCCAAAGACCAGTCCATCCCGTTAGAGATGtccacctgagagacagacaggtcagatagacaggtcagacagagagacgggttagacacacagacaggtagacagacaggttagacagacagacagacaggcagacagagatacagactgacagacagagaggcaagaagacagagagacagacagacgggcaggcagacagacagaccagcaggcagacagacagacagagaggccgGCAGGCAagaagacagacaggtaggcaggcaggcaggcagaatggttagacagagagacagacagacagacagacagacagactggcagacagacaggctggcagacagacagacaggtacctgtCTCAGGTGTCTGGTAACagtgaggtcagaggtcacagagAACAGAGATCCTCGTCCTTTCTGAACTTCAGCCGGTCGCTCCTCCTTCCCCATCGTACCTGGGACACACACGGTTACCACGGCAACAGCACTCACACAGACAGGTGACCTTCACCAACCCTAACCACACACTGTTACCACGGCAACAGACTGTTTCCTGTTGGGTCTGACCTGCCAACAGGCGTCCtgccgagagagagacagggagagagacagacagggagagagacgacagggagagagacagacagggaagagagagagacagacaggcagagacagacagagagagacagacaggcagagagagaaactgacagggagagagagagacagagagagagacagacagggagagagagagacaggcagagagagagacagacctgCCAGCAGGCGTCCTGCCGGGTCCACTTTCCCATCGTTGAGCCGATTGGTCGGTTTGTCCTGGTCCACCTCCACCAGTGATGTCATCATCTCAGTCGACCAATCAACAGCCACGATTCTGCGACCCACACCGGCAACATAACCACCAGAGATACGAGGTACCGCAAAGCCCACAGAGTCctctagagacagacaggtagagagagagacaggcagggagacagacaggttagagagagagacaagtagagagagaaacagacagggttagagacagacaggtagagagagagacaggcagggagacagacaggttagagagagagacaagtagAGAGAGAAACCGACagggttagagacagacaggtagagagagagacaggcagggagacagacaggttagagagagagacaagtagagagagaaacagacagggttaaagacagacaggtagagagacagggagggtgagagacagacagacagggagacaggcagtgagacagacagggagagagagagacaaagatagagacagacagggagggagagacaggcagtgagacagacaggtagagagacagacaggtatagTGAGACAACTAGacatggagggagagagagacagggagtcagacagacaggtagagagacagacagggtaAATAAACATTGAAAGTTTTTAAGTCGTCACCAAAGACAAGAACCAATAGTCAGACAGACACTGAGTGTTtcctgcatgctgattggccgacctgtctccacagactgCATCTGGTTGGTCGTTGGACTCCAGCGGTGGATTTTGTGTCCGGCGATGTCGACGAACAGCAGCATCTGCTCTGACTCCTCCCACACCGGCCCTTCACCAATCAGAGCACTCGCTTTCACCACACAGTCCACCTTCACCGATGACATCACTCTGTTCCCATGACAACAACAGCAAGTCACACAGATTActacagacaggttagagagacaggttagagagacagacaggttagagagacagacagacaggttagagagagacagacagacaggttagagagagacagatagattacagatacagacagacaggttagagagagacaggttagagaaacagacaggttagagacagaccgGTTaaacagacaggttagagagacagacagacaggttagagagacaggttagagagtcagattagagagacagacaggttagagagacagacagaccggttacagagagacagatagattacagatacagacagacaggttagagagacaggttagagaaacagacaggttagagacagaccgGTTaaacagacaggttagagagacagacagacaggttagagagagacagatagattacagagacagacagagagacaggttagagagacagacaggttagagttTCAGTTGAACCTAACTCCCACATTTCCTCCTTTGAGTTTAATAtcgtttcattcattcattcatccagtagg
It includes:
- the rgn gene encoding regucalcin, with amino-acid sequence MSSVKVDCVVKASALIGEGPVWEESEQMLLFVDIAGHKIHRWSPTTNQMQSVETEDSVGFAVPRISGGYVAGVGRRIVAVDWSTEMMTSLVEVDQDKPTNRLNDGKVDPAGRLLAGTMGKEERPAEVQKGRGSLFSVTSDLTVTRHLRQVDISNGMDWSLDQKTFFYIDSLSLTVDAFDYDLNTGNIGNRRVVYRLQEGEGLPDGMALDADGRLWVACYNGGRVINIDPATGVCVRSVSLPVMKTTSCCFGGPGYSDLYVTSASLGLDQSERREQPLAGHTFRITGLGVKGRPSNSFSG